The genome window GGATGTGGCGACGGCGTTGCGCCCGCCAATTCTGGATGCCGGCATCGCTTCGGCCATCGAATGGCAGGCCCGGCGCTTCGAGGCGCGAACGCAGATTCCTTGCCTGGTGCAGGTGCCGGACAACCTGCCACCCCTGAGCGACGCCAAGGCCATCGGCCTGTTTCGGATTCTCCAGGAGGCGCTGACCAACGTGATGCGCCATGCCCAGGCGCATACTGTGGAGTTGACGCTGGTTCAGCAAGGCGCTGATTTATGTCTGACCGTCAGCGACGACGGTGTAGGATTTATTGCCGATACGAGCCGGCCAACGTCCTTTGGCCTGGTCGGCATGCGTGAACGGGTGTTGATCATGGGCGGAGAGTTGACCCTGGACAGTGAGCCGGGGGAGGGCACCACCCTGTCGGTGCGGGTGCCGTTGAATGAGGCCTGATGGTTTGGATTGCCTGGGCTGACGCTATCGCGAGCAAGCTCGCTCCCACATCGATTGAGGTGTACACACACCGTGTGGGAGCGAACTGGCTCGCGATGAGATCCTGAATCTGGAGAGTAATGTGATCCGTGTACTGGTAGCCGAAGACCACACCATCGTCCGCGAAGGCATCAAGCAGTTGATCGGCCTGGCCAAGGATCTGCTGGTGGTGGGGGAGGCGAGCAATGGCGAACAGTTGCTCGAAACCCTGCGCCAGGTGCCCTGCGAAGTGGTGCTGCTGGATATCTCCATGCCGGGTGTCAACGGCCTGGAAGCGATCCCGCGGATCCGTGCGTTGAACAATCCGCCGGCCATCCTGGTGCTGTCGATGCATGACGAGGCACAAATGGCCGCCCGTGCCCTGAAGGTCGGCGCCGCGGGTTACGCAACCAAGGACAGCGACCCGGCCTTGCTGCTCATGGCGATTCGCAAGGTCGCGGCGGGCGGGCGCTACATCGACCCGGACCTGGCCGACCGCATGGTCTTCGAAGTCGGCCTGACGGACACGCGACCGCTGCACTCGCTGCTGTCCGAGCGTGAATTCTCGGTCTTCGAACGCCTGGCCCAGGG of Pseudomonas fluorescens contains these proteins:
- a CDS encoding response regulator transcription factor, coding for MIRVLVAEDHTIVREGIKQLIGLAKDLLVVGEASNGEQLLETLRQVPCEVVLLDISMPGVNGLEAIPRIRALNNPPAILVLSMHDEAQMAARALKVGAAGYATKDSDPALLLMAIRKVAAGGRYIDPDLADRMVFEVGLTDTRPLHSLLSEREFSVFERLAQGANVNDIAQQLALSSKTISTHKARLMQKLNITSLAELVKYAMEHKLL